The Rhodoferax ferrireducens T118 DNA segment GCCCCTGATTTGCGCCGTCGCGGTGGATACCTGGCTCACCTTCAAGAGTTCAGTGGATACGGCCTCCGTCGTGCAGGACCGGCTGTTGCTGGGCTCCGCGCGGATGATTGCCCAGCAGATCAGCTTTGAAGATGGCTCATTCCAGCACCAGATACCACCGGCCGCACTGGAGCTTTTCCAGTCGGAGGAGTCCGACCGGATTTTTTATCGCGTGACCACCGGCGCCGGACAGCTGCTGTCGGGCTACACCGATCTGCCAGTGCCCGTCCTGGATTCTTCACCCGATTCACCTTTCTTCTTCGGTGCCACCATGCGCGGTGAACCGGTGCGCGTGGTCGCTTTTTTCCAGCCGGTCATTGGCAACCCTTCGGTCCTGCCAGTGGTCGTGGAAGTGGCGCAAACCACGCGTGCCCACAAGCAACTCACCAACAAGCTGTGGCTGCACGCGGTGGGGCAACAGTTGCTGATATTGGCCCTGGTCACCATCTTCATTTTGTTTGGCCTGCACCGCGGCCTGCAACCCTTGATTCGGCTGCGCAACGATGTGCGCTCACGCAAGGAGGGTTCACTGCAACGGCTGCAAACCAACCGGATTCCAGCCGAATTGACGCCCCTGGTGGACTCATTCAACGACTACATCCAGCGCCTGGAAAACTACACCAGCCGTCGCGGCGCCTTTATCCAGAATGCGGCACACCAACTGCGTACCCCGCTGGCCGTATTGACAACCCAAATCAGCGATGCTCTGCGCGCTGAAAACAAGGAAATCGGCGACAGGTCGCTGATTGCAGCACACAGGACACTGCAGCAAACCGGGCGGCTGGTCAATCAGTTTTTGACTCTGTCTTCTGCGGAAGCCTACGTCGCCGCCAAGACGCTGATGTCGACGCAGGAGTGCTGCGACATCGTGCAGGGGATTCTGGAAGACCTGGCCGTTCAGGCCCACAGCAAGAACATCGATTTGGGCTTTGAACGCATCGGCGGCGACACCGTCATTTCATCTGACCCCGCTGCGTTTCGGGAAATTGCTGTCAACATCATCGACAACGCCATTCGCTACACGCCAGCTCACGGCGTGGTTACCGTGCGGGTGCAGTCAACCGAGGGGAAAATTGCCTTGGCTGTTGAAGACAATGGACCGGGCGTGCCGCTTGAGAGCCAGGAGAAAATCTTTCAACGCTTCTACCGCATAGGCGGTACAGACTCTGCGGGTAGCGGCCTCGGTCTTGCCATCGTCAAAGAGCTCGCGTCCCAATGTGGGGCCACCATCCGGTTGGCTGCCCCCGCCCATGGGGGCAGCGGACTCTTGATCGTCATCGATTTCTTCTGAGAATGCCTCCCTGTTGGCAACAGGAGCGCAGTGGTGGGTGCGGGCTGATCTGCTGACGGGTTTGGGTGTCTGGGTTTGATTCCTCTGTGGCCAGCAGCCTTATATGCTATTGTTTTAATAGCTGCATGCCAAGATAACACGGGGGCTAGAGGTAAAAATTCCTTGTAATCCAACGCAAACGGATCCGCCGGGTCTGCCCATCATTTCACAGCCGTCGACAAGTCAACGCTTCGCGCCTTAGAGGCCCGCCATTCGCAACCACCATGCTTTCCGGTGGAACTAGGCCGACATCCCTAATAATTGCTGCAGTGCAACAAAAATTCCCCACGCCTTCGGATTCTCCCTATAATTCAGGTGATGTTGCACTGCAACATAAATAGCGGGACGCGGCT contains these protein-coding regions:
- a CDS encoding sensor histidine kinase, whose amino-acid sequence is MNSSLRRQLLAWVLLPLICAVAVDTWLTFKSSVDTASVVQDRLLLGSARMIAQQISFEDGSFQHQIPPAALELFQSEESDRIFYRVTTGAGQLLSGYTDLPVPVLDSSPDSPFFFGATMRGEPVRVVAFFQPVIGNPSVLPVVVEVAQTTRAHKQLTNKLWLHAVGQQLLILALVTIFILFGLHRGLQPLIRLRNDVRSRKEGSLQRLQTNRIPAELTPLVDSFNDYIQRLENYTSRRGAFIQNAAHQLRTPLAVLTTQISDALRAENKEIGDRSLIAAHRTLQQTGRLVNQFLTLSSAEAYVAAKTLMSTQECCDIVQGILEDLAVQAHSKNIDLGFERIGGDTVISSDPAAFREIAVNIIDNAIRYTPAHGVVTVRVQSTEGKIALAVEDNGPGVPLESQEKIFQRFYRIGGTDSAGSGLGLAIVKELASQCGATIRLAAPAHGGSGLLIVIDFF